From Solidesulfovibrio carbinoliphilus subsp. oakridgensis, the proteins below share one genomic window:
- a CDS encoding class I fructose-bisphosphate aldolase produces MIDRITEYLGNEAESLLSHVCKTIPKEQLHLPGPSYIDEIFVHTDRPVPVVRSLADMLGHGRLGGTGFMSILPVDQGIEHSAGASFAPNPVYFDPENIVKLAIEAGCNAVASTLGVLGSVARKYAHKIPFLLKINHNELLSLPAIHDQTMFASVDQAFDMGAVAVGATVYFGAPESRRQIQEVSEAFARAHELGMACVLWAYLRNPGFVKDKVDYHTAADLTGQANHLAATIGADVVKQKQATNNGGYTAIGFGKTDKRVYSELTTDHPIDLARYQVANCYMGRIGLINSGGASGQADFPEAVKTAVINKRAGGMGLISGRKAFQRPMDEGVKLLNAIQDVYLCQDVTVA; encoded by the coding sequence ATGATCGACAGGATTACCGAATACCTCGGCAACGAGGCCGAGTCGCTGCTCTCCCATGTCTGCAAAACCATTCCCAAGGAGCAGCTCCACCTGCCGGGGCCGAGCTACATCGACGAGATTTTCGTGCACACCGACCGGCCCGTGCCGGTGGTGCGCTCCCTTGCCGACATGCTCGGCCACGGCCGGCTCGGCGGCACCGGCTTCATGTCGATCCTGCCCGTGGACCAGGGCATCGAACATTCGGCCGGCGCGTCCTTCGCGCCCAATCCCGTCTATTTCGACCCGGAAAACATCGTGAAGCTGGCCATCGAGGCCGGCTGCAACGCCGTGGCCTCGACCCTTGGTGTCCTCGGGTCCGTGGCCCGCAAATATGCCCACAAGATCCCCTTCCTGCTGAAAATCAACCACAACGAGCTTCTCTCCCTGCCGGCCATCCACGACCAGACCATGTTCGCCTCCGTGGACCAGGCCTTCGACATGGGCGCCGTGGCCGTCGGGGCGACGGTCTATTTCGGCGCGCCCGAGTCCCGCCGCCAGATCCAGGAGGTTTCCGAGGCCTTCGCCCGGGCCCACGAGCTCGGCATGGCCTGCGTCCTGTGGGCCTATCTGCGCAATCCCGGCTTCGTCAAAGACAAGGTCGACTACCACACCGCCGCGGACCTGACCGGCCAGGCCAACCATCTGGCCGCCACCATCGGCGCCGACGTGGTCAAGCAGAAGCAGGCAACCAACAACGGCGGCTACACGGCCATCGGCTTCGGCAAGACCGACAAGCGGGTCTATTCGGAACTGACCACCGACCACCCCATCGATCTGGCCCGCTACCAGGTGGCCAACTGCTACATGGGCCGCATAGGCCTCATCAATTCCGGCGGCGCCTCCGGCCAGGCCGACTTTCCCGAGGCCGTCAAGACGGCGGTCATCAACAAGCGGGCCGGCGGCATGGGCCTCATCTCCGGCCGCAAGGCCTTCCAGCGGCCCATGGACGAAGGCGTCAAGCTCTTAAACGCCATCCAGGACGTCTACCTGTGCCAGGACGTGACCGTGGCCTGA
- a CDS encoding Spy/CpxP family protein refolding chaperone gives MKKLLYGLLTLVILIGSAYAVAAGPGPGGPGGPGGPLIGRLLSLKLTEAQKHDVAVLLKNNRQAFQSAMEATREAFGSMRDVMRNDPGNEQLVRQASRKVAAAGEELAVLRGKVEAQALAMLTSEQRKQWQEAEAGMGPRAKERFDAGRELVDTWIDTHAGQDS, from the coding sequence ATGAAAAAGTTGCTCTATGGTTTGTTGACGCTGGTGATCCTCATCGGCTCGGCCTATGCCGTGGCCGCCGGCCCGGGTCCTGGCGGCCCCGGCGGCCCGGGCGGGCCGTTGATCGGCAGGCTGCTGTCGCTTAAGCTGACCGAGGCCCAGAAACACGACGTGGCCGTGCTTCTCAAGAACAATCGCCAAGCCTTCCAGTCGGCCATGGAGGCCACGCGCGAGGCCTTCGGCTCCATGCGCGACGTCATGCGGAACGATCCGGGCAACGAGCAGCTCGTGCGCCAGGCCAGCCGCAAGGTCGCGGCCGCCGGCGAAGAGCTGGCCGTGCTCCGGGGCAAGGTGGAAGCGCAGGCCCTGGCCATGCTCACCTCCGAGCAGCGCAAGCAGTGGCAGGAAGCCGAAGCCGGCATGGGCCCCAGAGCCAAGGAGCGTTTCGATGCAGGCCGCGAGTTGGTCGATACGTGGATTGACACCCACGCCGGCCAGGACAGCTAG
- a CDS encoding RNA polymerase sigma factor, which yields MAEAVVDMEDALVLAKVREGDVDAYARLMTKYQGRVSGIVSGHAPRDRVAELTHEAFVRAYRSLPGYRGDSPFGHWLAKVAVRTCHDFWRAEYRRRERPESELSDECRAFAEEAAALETSEAAEETASRREARELLAWAMDRLSPTDRMVVTLTHLEERSVAEAAEMLGISVPNVKVRAFRARKKLREILGGVFGA from the coding sequence ATGGCCGAAGCCGTGGTGGACATGGAGGACGCCCTGGTCCTTGCCAAGGTCCGGGAGGGCGACGTGGACGCCTATGCGAGGCTCATGACCAAGTACCAGGGGCGGGTGTCCGGCATCGTGTCCGGGCACGCGCCCCGGGACCGGGTGGCCGAGCTGACCCACGAGGCCTTTGTCCGGGCCTACCGGTCCCTGCCCGGCTACCGGGGGGACAGCCCCTTCGGCCACTGGCTGGCCAAGGTGGCGGTCAGGACCTGCCACGACTTCTGGCGGGCCGAGTACCGCCGGCGCGAGCGGCCCGAAAGCGAACTTTCAGACGAGTGCCGGGCCTTCGCCGAGGAGGCCGCGGCCCTCGAGACCAGCGAAGCGGCCGAAGAAACGGCCTCGCGGCGGGAGGCCAGGGAACTTTTGGCCTGGGCCATGGACCGGCTCTCGCCCACGGACCGGATGGTGGTGACGCTCACCCACCTCGAGGAGCGCTCCGTGGCCGAAGCCGCGGAAATGCTCGGCATAAGCGTCCCCAACGTCAAGGTGCGGGCCTTTCGGGCCAGAAAGAAACTTCGGGAAATCTTGGGCGGCGTCTTTGGCGCGTAA
- a CDS encoding superoxide dismutase → MPAPRATAFSRRDMLRLTATAGLVFLAGGMILPGNAQAETFAMPPLPYPENALEPVISARTVSFHYGKHEKAYFDNANKLVADTPLAGQPLEKVFLEAGKDPKMVGLFNNTAQAWNHVFYWNGLKAGGPAPSGKLAKAIDASFGSLDGCKKALSEAAATQFGSGWAWLVAGPDGKLKVVKTGNAGNPLQEGLKPLWTLDVWEHAYYLDYQNRRPEYIQAVLDKLVNWDFVAKNLG, encoded by the coding sequence ATGCCAGCGCCACGCGCCACAGCTTTTTCCCGCCGCGATATGCTTCGCCTGACCGCCACCGCCGGACTCGTGTTCCTGGCCGGCGGCATGATCCTGCCTGGAAACGCCCAGGCCGAAACCTTTGCCATGCCCCCCCTGCCCTACCCGGAAAACGCCCTCGAACCGGTCATCTCGGCCCGCACCGTGAGCTTCCACTACGGCAAGCACGAGAAGGCCTATTTCGACAACGCCAACAAGCTGGTGGCCGACACGCCGCTGGCCGGGCAGCCCCTGGAAAAGGTCTTCCTGGAAGCGGGCAAGGACCCGAAGATGGTCGGGCTTTTCAACAACACCGCCCAGGCCTGGAACCACGTCTTCTACTGGAACGGCCTCAAAGCCGGCGGCCCCGCCCCCTCGGGCAAGCTGGCCAAGGCCATCGACGCCTCCTTCGGAAGCCTCGACGGCTGCAAAAAAGCCCTGAGCGAAGCCGCCGCCACCCAGTTCGGCAGCGGCTGGGCCTGGCTCGTGGCCGGTCCGGACGGCAAGCTCAAGGTCGTCAAGACCGGCAACGCCGGCAATCCCCTGCAGGAAGGCCTCAAACCCCTGTGGACCCTCGACGTCTGGGAACACGCCTACTATCTGGACTACCAGAACCGGCGCCCGGAATATATCCAGGCCGTGCTCGACAAGCTCGTGAACTGGGATTTCGTGGCCAAGAACTTGGGGTAG
- a CDS encoding DUF4881 domain-containing protein, which produces MRTMFTKLLLAALAVVFLAGCVDYGKVDQGRTVAIDKEKKLITMIPNMSTDPAKGDFKLPAITFTYPTDPQDMGQEPKAGLRMKLDTDKGEIVLYDPKKQNFETIPIQIVDKQQGIDSKHPLVFDATTEKAKKFPVVDKDKKLVTIYSGSQKMLVSFIPPEEYLALPASAWDAGDIVRIYFKTEGTALRVMNVTSTNIFKK; this is translated from the coding sequence ATGCGTACAATGTTCACAAAGTTGCTGCTGGCCGCCCTGGCCGTCGTCTTCCTGGCCGGCTGCGTGGATTACGGCAAGGTCGATCAGGGCCGCACAGTGGCCATCGACAAGGAAAAAAAGCTCATTACCATGATCCCCAACATGTCGACGGACCCGGCCAAGGGCGACTTCAAGTTGCCGGCCATCACATTCACCTATCCGACCGACCCGCAGGACATGGGCCAGGAGCCCAAGGCCGGCCTGCGTATGAAGCTTGATACCGACAAGGGCGAGATCGTGCTCTACGATCCCAAGAAGCAGAACTTCGAGACCATCCCCATCCAGATCGTGGACAAGCAGCAGGGCATCGATTCCAAGCACCCGCTCGTCTTTGACGCGACCACGGAAAAGGCCAAGAAGTTTCCGGTGGTGGACAAGGACAAGAAGCTTGTCACCATCTACTCCGGTTCCCAGAAGATGCTCGTGTCCTTCATCCCGCCCGAAGAATACCTGGCGCTTCCGGCCTCGGCCTGGGACGCCGGCGACATCGTGCGCATCTACTTCAAGACCGAAGGCACGGCGCTTCGCGTGATGAACGTGACCTCGACCAACATCTTCAAGAAATAA
- a CDS encoding sulfite exporter TauE/SafE family protein, with protein MDWLYILMPIAGVNIFWPGLIILGIGVGVIGGFFGMGGAWMVTPGLNILGFPMAFAIGTDIAHMAGKSLISTMRHGKFGNVDYKLGFIMLFGTIAGFEVGAQMIMWLERIGKVDMVVRWIYLALLAFITWMVFADVAKRRAKDRAALAAGLEVDKLSTGLEWHKTLHKIKIPPMIHLEVAGIYCSAWLPIAVSFFTGWMAGILGIGGGLIRMPALIYLVGCPTHVAVGTDLFEVAISGLYGAASYTYKGRTELVAAIVMLIGAAMGAQVGAVATKYIKGYGIRIAFGLAVIGCAVSILLKLIPVYIPSVSYICNEIATYLILGLVSAMAIYITVKMVQGAKEELRRKAAKNTA; from the coding sequence ATGGACTGGCTTTATATCCTCATGCCCATTGCGGGCGTCAATATCTTCTGGCCCGGCCTTATCATCCTTGGCATCGGCGTCGGTGTCATCGGCGGCTTCTTCGGCATGGGCGGCGCCTGGATGGTCACACCGGGGCTTAACATCCTCGGCTTCCCCATGGCCTTCGCCATCGGCACCGATATCGCCCATATGGCCGGGAAATCGCTCATTTCCACCATGCGCCACGGCAAATTCGGCAACGTGGACTACAAACTCGGCTTCATCATGCTCTTTGGCACCATCGCGGGCTTTGAGGTCGGGGCCCAGATGATCATGTGGCTGGAGCGGATCGGCAAGGTCGACATGGTCGTGCGCTGGATTTATCTGGCGCTTCTGGCCTTTATCACCTGGATGGTCTTCGCCGACGTGGCCAAGCGCCGGGCCAAGGATCGGGCCGCCCTGGCCGCCGGCCTGGAAGTGGACAAGCTGTCCACGGGCCTTGAGTGGCACAAGACCCTGCACAAGATCAAGATTCCGCCCATGATCCACCTCGAAGTGGCCGGCATCTACTGTTCCGCCTGGCTGCCCATCGCCGTCAGCTTCTTCACTGGCTGGATGGCCGGCATCCTCGGCATCGGCGGCGGTCTTATCCGCATGCCCGCCCTGATCTACCTCGTCGGCTGCCCGACCCACGTGGCCGTCGGCACCGACCTGTTCGAAGTCGCCATCTCCGGCCTCTACGGCGCGGCCTCCTACACCTACAAGGGCCGCACCGAACTCGTAGCCGCCATCGTCATGCTGATCGGCGCAGCCATGGGCGCCCAGGTCGGGGCCGTGGCCACCAAGTACATCAAGGGCTACGGCATCCGCATCGCCTTCGGCCTGGCCGTCATCGGCTGCGCCGTCTCCATCCTTTTGAAGCTCATCCCGGTCTACATTCCGTCGGTTTCCTACATCTGCAACGAAATCGCCACGTACCTCATCCTGGGGTTGGTCTCCGCCATGGCCATCTACATCACCGTCAAGATGGTCCAAGGCGCCAAGGAAGAGTTGCGGCGCAAGGCTGCCAAGAACACGGCTTAG
- a CDS encoding DVU0150 family protein, producing MRTKMKALLAGLTTFLLLAPAMAFAAGGGGAPIVIVADTRKLTGIMAWWASLYNESHLYFTILTVILIPLIGVIFGVLADIIMHFIGIDLKSRELAEH from the coding sequence ATGCGCACGAAAATGAAGGCTCTTCTCGCAGGACTGACCACCTTTCTGTTGCTGGCGCCGGCCATGGCTTTTGCCGCCGGCGGCGGCGGGGCTCCCATCGTCATCGTGGCCGACACCCGCAAGCTGACCGGCATCATGGCCTGGTGGGCCAGCCTCTACAACGAGTCCCACCTCTACTTCACCATCCTGACCGTCATCCTCATTCCGCTTATCGGTGTCATCTTCGGCGTGTTGGCGGACATCATCATGCATTTCATCGGCATCGACCTCAAGTCGCGCGAACTGGCCGAACATTAA
- a CDS encoding universal stress protein, which produces MRILVALDQSPFATKVLEKALLLAKHQTAALTIMTVAEDFMDIGDYMDTTAVTDKLFQAAKKAAEGYAAKAKAAEVEASVVVEQGVSPANLIISQAESGKFDLIVMGHQGKSGLSRFLIGSVASRVVSHAPCSVLVIR; this is translated from the coding sequence ATGCGGATTCTGGTTGCTCTGGATCAATCCCCATTCGCAACGAAGGTACTGGAAAAGGCCCTGCTTTTGGCCAAACACCAGACAGCAGCCCTGACCATCATGACCGTGGCCGAAGATTTCATGGATATCGGCGACTATATGGACACGACGGCCGTGACCGACAAACTTTTCCAAGCCGCCAAGAAAGCCGCCGAGGGCTATGCGGCCAAGGCCAAGGCCGCGGAAGTCGAGGCCAGCGTCGTAGTCGAGCAGGGGGTGTCTCCGGCCAACCTGATCATCAGCCAGGCCGAGTCCGGAAAATTCGATCTGATCGTCATGGGGCATCAGGGGAAATCAGGCCTGTCCCGCTTCCTCATCGGCAGCGTGGCCAGTCGCGTCGTCTCCCACGCGCCCTGTTCGGTGCTTGTGATCCGTTAA
- a CDS encoding sigma 54-interacting transcriptional regulator: protein MLSLFRRATGLGTNEAYFEQLAEWSIRKKLLVFLIPAVIAILTATGLILNVFSNYYIDLAISRSSITLTLAQAHALEDLLDSAREDIVSLAHKPLTPDRLRDFMEASAVARGHLYAEAAYIGDGMENQYVFLRNDDSVEEVPLEVARQARNGPLLVARKAVSLVPGQVSLSELAEVYYPPTGFGGGPRPRELTLLRLTTPVADAAGGIAGYLVLSLDARKPRNVLSLYNSPRSPLLGFNRTTENRQSIFVDDRGWMLLQSENVEDPQRPLSVEAVKNGLSGDHGKPGYDNAFRPGPRHETFWRMVTAIQQGQSGMERGEPDFGPPKIATSEDFIGYAPVRFKTARDSEPEVVGGVIYIDRSLLPRAAEFGQINILFMTTLGAILSLALLIVFMGRVITRPLHRLTLAVREMRQEGRLRELDLPDSDLESSTLKRAINSLIAALLSKEMEIKARDERLRSVRAKEKVPAIVPKSRQGLEGECLEDLVGESPAMARLIERIRKTAATDADVLIVGETGTGKELTAEAIHRLSRRAAMPFISINCGALDENLLMDALFGHVKGAFSEAKSDRKGAFVAADGGTLLLDEIGNASSRVQQALLRALSVRRISPLGSDEETGFDVRVIAATNVNLKELVASGEFREDLYYRLQVLAVSTPALRERREDIGILAGYFLRLASRRMGKGELFLSRGALDKLMAHGWPGNVRELKNCLIRAVALAEREVILAEDIRFEEEGLDGQAGQMPPALEPAPEPAVFEAPLSQRQRKALRALLDRESFSRQDYQETGVGGVPQRTAQHDLQDLVNRGILQKSGRGPSTRYRLSRDSE, encoded by the coding sequence ATGCTCAGCCTTTTCCGCCGGGCCACTGGCCTCGGCACCAACGAGGCCTACTTCGAACAGCTGGCCGAGTGGAGCATCCGCAAAAAGCTTCTGGTGTTCCTCATTCCGGCCGTCATCGCCATCCTCACGGCCACCGGCCTCATTCTGAACGTCTTTTCAAACTATTACATCGACCTGGCCATCAGCCGCAGTTCCATCACCCTGACCCTGGCCCAGGCCCACGCCCTGGAGGACCTGCTCGACAGCGCCCGCGAGGACATTGTCTCCCTAGCCCATAAGCCCCTGACGCCGGACCGGTTGCGCGATTTCATGGAGGCCTCGGCCGTGGCCCGCGGGCATCTCTACGCCGAGGCGGCCTACATCGGGGACGGCATGGAAAACCAGTACGTCTTCCTCAGGAACGACGACAGCGTCGAAGAAGTTCCCCTCGAAGTGGCCCGGCAGGCCCGCAACGGTCCGCTCCTGGTGGCGCGAAAGGCCGTGTCCCTGGTGCCGGGCCAGGTCAGCCTGTCGGAACTGGCCGAGGTCTATTACCCGCCCACCGGCTTCGGCGGCGGACCGCGCCCCCGCGAGCTGACGCTGTTGCGGCTGACGACGCCGGTAGCCGATGCGGCCGGAGGCATCGCCGGTTATCTGGTCCTGTCCCTGGATGCCCGAAAGCCTCGCAACGTGCTGTCCCTGTACAACTCCCCCCGTTCCCCGCTTCTCGGATTCAACCGCACCACCGAAAACCGGCAGAGTATTTTCGTCGACGACCGTGGCTGGATGCTTCTCCAGTCGGAAAACGTGGAGGATCCCCAGCGCCCGCTGTCCGTGGAAGCGGTGAAAAATGGCCTGTCCGGCGACCACGGCAAACCAGGCTACGACAACGCCTTCCGTCCGGGGCCCCGGCACGAGACCTTCTGGCGCATGGTCACGGCCATCCAGCAGGGCCAATCCGGCATGGAGCGGGGCGAACCGGACTTCGGCCCGCCGAAGATCGCCACGAGCGAGGACTTCATCGGCTACGCCCCGGTCCGGTTCAAAACCGCGCGCGACAGCGAACCGGAAGTGGTGGGCGGCGTCATCTACATCGATCGGAGCCTTCTCCCCCGGGCGGCGGAGTTCGGCCAGATCAACATCCTTTTCATGACCACCCTCGGCGCCATCCTGTCCCTGGCCCTGCTGATCGTCTTCATGGGCCGGGTGATCACCCGGCCGCTGCACCGCCTGACCCTGGCAGTCCGGGAGATGCGCCAGGAAGGCCGGTTGCGCGAGCTCGACCTACCGGACAGCGACCTCGAATCTTCCACCCTCAAACGAGCCATAAACAGCCTCATTGCCGCGCTTTTATCCAAGGAAATGGAAATAAAGGCCCGGGACGAACGCCTCCGCTCGGTTCGCGCCAAAGAAAAAGTGCCGGCAATCGTGCCAAAATCACGCCAGGGACTGGAAGGGGAGTGTCTCGAAGACCTGGTGGGCGAAAGTCCGGCCATGGCCCGGTTGATCGAGCGCATCCGCAAGACCGCGGCCACGGACGCGGATGTGCTCATCGTCGGCGAGACCGGGACCGGCAAGGAGCTGACGGCCGAGGCCATTCACCGCCTGTCCCGCCGGGCGGCCATGCCCTTTATTTCCATCAACTGCGGGGCCCTGGACGAGAACCTGCTCATGGATGCCCTGTTCGGCCACGTGAAGGGGGCCTTTTCCGAGGCCAAAAGCGACCGCAAGGGGGCCTTCGTGGCCGCCGACGGCGGCACGCTGCTTTTGGACGAGATCGGCAACGCCTCGTCCCGGGTGCAGCAGGCGCTTTTGCGCGCCCTGTCCGTCCGGCGCATAAGCCCCCTTGGCAGCGACGAGGAGACGGGCTTCGACGTCCGGGTCATTGCCGCCACCAACGTCAACCTGAAGGAGCTTGTGGCCTCGGGGGAATTCCGGGAAGACCTCTACTACCGCCTGCAGGTCCTGGCCGTGTCCACGCCGGCGCTGCGGGAGCGGCGGGAGGACATCGGCATCCTGGCCGGCTATTTCCTGCGTCTGGCCTCCCGGCGCATGGGCAAGGGCGAACTGTTCCTGTCCAGGGGGGCCCTCGACAAGCTCATGGCCCACGGCTGGCCCGGCAACGTGCGGGAGCTCAAGAACTGCCTCATCCGGGCCGTGGCCCTGGCCGAACGCGAGGTGATCCTGGCCGAGGACATCCGCTTCGAGGAGGAGGGGCTCGACGGGCAGGCCGGCCAGATGCCGCCGGCCCTGGAACCGGCTCCGGAGCCGGCCGTGTTCGAAGCCCCGTTGTCCCAACGCCAGCGCAAAGCCCTGCGCGCCCTGCTCGACCGGGAATCCTTCTCCCGCCAGGACTACCAGGAGACGGGCGTCGGCGGCGTTCCCCAGCGCACGGCCCAGCACGACCTGCAAGACCTGGTCAACCGGGGCATCCTCCAGAAAAGCGGGCGCGGCCCGTCCACCCGCTACCGGCTGTCCCGGGACTCGGAATAA
- a CDS encoding MBL fold metallo-hydrolase, producing MFVECIVGLAAVMLGWAGQAQAAAPASDEVFTAEGNLRITFIGHGSLRFDYDGKVVYVDPYGKVGDYGSMPPADLVLLTHEHQDHLDPEALGKITGPDTPIILPGAALATLGRGTVLENGQRTTVADIAIEAVPAYNLKHMRSPGVPYHPKGRGNGYVLLFGDKRVYVAGDTENIPEMELLRNIDIAFVPMNLPYTMTPEMAADAAKMFKPKILYPYHYGDTDPSRLVELLKGEPIEVRIRELR from the coding sequence ATGTTTGTGGAATGCATCGTGGGCCTCGCCGCCGTCATGCTCGGTTGGGCCGGGCAGGCCCAGGCCGCCGCTCCGGCCTCGGACGAGGTGTTCACTGCTGAAGGCAATCTCCGCATCACCTTCATCGGTCACGGATCGCTGCGCTTCGATTACGACGGCAAGGTCGTCTACGTCGATCCCTACGGCAAAGTGGGGGACTACGGCTCCATGCCCCCGGCCGATCTGGTGCTTTTGACCCACGAGCACCAGGACCACCTCGATCCGGAGGCCCTCGGCAAGATCACCGGTCCGGACACGCCCATTATCCTGCCCGGAGCCGCCCTGGCCACGCTTGGCCGGGGCACGGTCCTCGAAAACGGCCAGCGCACCACCGTGGCCGACATCGCCATCGAGGCCGTGCCGGCCTACAACCTCAAGCACATGCGCTCGCCGGGCGTGCCCTACCACCCCAAGGGCCGGGGCAACGGCTATGTCCTTTTATTCGGGGACAAGCGGGTCTACGTGGCCGGGGACACGGAGAACATCCCGGAGATGGAACTCCTTCGCAACATCGACATCGCCTTTGTGCCCATGAACCTGCCCTACACCATGACCCCGGAGATGGCGGCCGACGCGGCCAAAATGTTCAAGCCCAAGATCCTCTACCCCTACCACTACGGGGACACCGATCCGTCCAGACTGGTGGAGCTTTTGAAGGGCGAGCCCATCGAGGTCCGCATCCGGGAACTGCGCTAG
- a CDS encoding aspartate aminotransferase family protein, which produces MSEAFDALKAREQASVMNTYGRYPLAVASAKGCRLYDLDGREYIDLLAGIAVCNLGHCREEIAETVAAKARELVHVSNLFYQREQVELAEAMKATCHAGKVFFCNSGAEANEGAIKLARRYMRTVKNRDAYEIITLSGSFHGRTLATLTATGQDKIKFGFAPLPEGFVTVPAGDIAAMEAAMGDKTAAVLLECIQGEGGVKPFPKEYLQAVAKLCRDRDVLFMVDEVQTGMCRTGKFWSFQNYGLEPDVFTCSKALANGLPMGAVLATDAVAEGFVPGSHATTFGGGALVAAAATRTIAIMNDDRLAERAARMGDFAMALFEDVKSQFPDKIEAVRGLGLMLGIGLTFPGGDVWKELLNRGFVLNLTQDKVLRLLPPLVIEQEDLKRFAAALADVLGKL; this is translated from the coding sequence ATGAGCGAAGCGTTTGACGCGCTGAAAGCGCGGGAGCAGGCGTCGGTCATGAACACCTATGGCCGGTATCCGTTGGCCGTGGCTTCGGCCAAGGGGTGCCGTCTGTACGATCTGGACGGCCGCGAATACATCGACCTTCTGGCCGGCATCGCCGTCTGCAACCTCGGGCACTGCCGCGAGGAGATCGCCGAGACCGTGGCCGCCAAGGCCCGCGAGCTGGTCCATGTGAGCAATCTTTTCTACCAGCGCGAGCAGGTGGAGCTGGCCGAGGCCATGAAGGCCACCTGCCACGCCGGCAAGGTCTTTTTTTGCAACTCCGGGGCCGAGGCCAACGAAGGCGCCATCAAGCTGGCCCGGCGTTACATGCGCACGGTCAAAAATCGCGACGCCTACGAGATCATAACGCTTTCCGGCTCGTTTCACGGCCGGACGCTGGCCACCCTGACCGCCACCGGTCAGGACAAGATCAAGTTCGGCTTCGCGCCCCTGCCCGAGGGGTTCGTGACCGTGCCGGCCGGCGACATCGCGGCCATGGAAGCGGCCATGGGCGACAAGACGGCCGCCGTGCTCCTGGAGTGCATCCAGGGCGAGGGCGGGGTGAAGCCTTTTCCGAAAGAATACCTCCAGGCGGTGGCCAAGCTGTGCCGCGACCGCGACGTGCTCTTCATGGTGGACGAGGTCCAGACCGGCATGTGCCGCACGGGCAAGTTCTGGTCGTTTCAGAACTACGGCCTGGAACCGGACGTCTTCACCTGTTCCAAGGCCCTGGCCAACGGCCTGCCCATGGGCGCGGTGCTGGCCACGGACGCCGTGGCCGAGGGGTTCGTTCCCGGCTCCCACGCCACGACCTTCGGCGGCGGGGCCCTCGTGGCTGCGGCCGCGACCAGGACCATCGCCATCATGAACGACGACCGGCTGGCCGAGCGGGCGGCGCGCATGGGCGACTTCGCCATGGCCCTTTTCGAGGACGTGAAAAGCCAGTTCCCGGACAAGATCGAGGCCGTACGCGGCCTGGGGCTCATGCTCGGCATCGGCCTGACCTTCCCGGGCGGCGACGTCTGGAAGGAGCTCCTCAATCGGGGCTTCGTCCTCAACCTGACCCAGGACAAGGTGCTGCGCCTCCTGCCGCCGCTTGTCATCGAGCAGGAAGACTTGAAGCGCTTCGCCGCCGCCCTGGCCGATGTGCTCGGGAAACTGTAG
- the dut gene encoding dUTP diphosphatase, with the protein MPGQTSILRLRFLRESSRQNPPTVSTPGSAGLDLRADLDTPDLIIAPGERAAVPTGIAIEIAAPGVAGFVYSRSGLGAKHGLTVAQGVGVIDPDYRGEIVVWLLNTSKEPKTITRHERIAQLVLAPVVTPVITPVDELGETDRGCGGFGHTGKV; encoded by the coding sequence ATGCCCGGCCAGACAAGCATCCTTCGCCTCAGGTTCCTGCGGGAATCGAGCCGCCAGAATCCGCCCACCGTGTCCACGCCGGGCTCGGCCGGCCTCGACCTGCGCGCCGACCTCGACACGCCGGATCTGATCATCGCGCCGGGCGAGCGGGCCGCCGTGCCGACCGGCATCGCCATCGAGATCGCCGCTCCGGGCGTGGCCGGATTCGTCTATTCCCGCTCCGGGCTCGGGGCCAAGCACGGCCTGACCGTGGCCCAGGGGGTCGGCGTCATCGACCCGGACTACCGGGGCGAGATCGTGGTCTGGCTGCTGAACACGTCCAAGGAGCCCAAGACCATCACCCGCCACGAGCGTATCGCCCAGCTCGTGCTCGCGCCGGTCGTCACACCCGTCATCACCCCGGTCGACGAGCTCGGCGAGACCGACCGCGGCTGCGGCGGCTTCGGCCATACCGGCAAAGTGTAG